CTTGTCGAATGCGGGGTCTTCGGTATAGAGGAAGCGATAAGCCGAAGTCTGCTCGACGTACTCGAGCACTTCCCGGACGGTCTTCTTCCCCGCCGGAACGCTTACCTGCTGCGCATACGCGTCAGGAGGAAGCCCCGATAGTAGTATGACAACCATACAGAGCAGCACTTTGCAGCATTGTTTAAATGTCATGTCAATTTTGGTTTTTAAAATGTTTTCTAATAGGCAACAGGGGGCTGATACGACGCCTTGACGCCGCGAATCTCATGTGTAATCGCTTTAAATCTGACCGTATTCGTCTTGCCGGGACGTGGATACCGCTTGTTGCCGGTATTAGTTACTGGCTGATATAAATTTTATGACCCGAAATGGTGTACTGAAATGGTATGGTTTCTTGCAAAGCCTGGATGATTTCCTGAATATTTTCCTCAGCGAAAGTCCCTGTTATGCGTATGTCCTGAAATTTAGCGTCGTTGAATTGAATATCCGTGTTAAATTTTCGTTGCAGTTCGTTGGCGACGTCTCGAAAGCGGACGGCTTTGAAGACGAGTTTGTTCTGCATCCAGGCGGTTTCGTCGAAACTGCTATCGGCGCGGTTGAAGAGCATTTGTTTGAGGGAAACGGTTTCGCCCCTTGCGGCAACCGGTGCGGCGATGATATCCTGCTGCCGGCTGATGGTTACTTTCTCGCGAGGACGCAGCAAAATGACTCTTTCCGGATCTTTCTCCGACATCAGCTGGATGGCGCCGGTGAACAGTGAAGCTTCCACCACGGAATCTTCGGGATAAGCCTTTACGTTGAAAGTGGTGCCGAGTACTTTTACCTCCACGTTACCAGCGGAAACGAGCATCGGCATGTTGGCATTTTTCACCACATCAAAGTAGGCTTCACCTTCCAGTTTGATGTCACGGTTCTTTACGCCGAAGTCTTTGTTGTAACTCAGGCGGCTGCCGGAGTTAAGCGTCACCACCGACCCGTCGGGCAGATGTACCGTGGTTTTGGCGCCGCGTTCCGTATTGATCTTGTTATAGAGCGGCCCTTCTGAAAAAACCAGCGGCCACACAAAAATCAGGGCGATGGCCGCTACGTTCACCAATCCCGCGATGTAGTACCGCGAAAAACGCCGGATATGCGAAGGCTTGCGCATTTCTTCAGCGGGCGTTGCCTCCGTTTCGGGTTCCGCTTCCACCGCCGTTTCGACCAGCATCCTCCGCAAACGCATCTCACTGCGTTCCAGCGCGCCATCGTCCTCCGGGGAAACGGCCTTTAGGTCATACGCCGCCTGCAGCAGCTCGCTTTGCTCGAAATCATGCTGGTACGCCTTGAGCAACTCTTCCAGCTCAAGCCGTTCATGATCCGAAATCTCATGACTGAATTTCTTAGCGAGTAATTCCCAGATTCTGTTCATTGAAAAAATGCCGGTCGTTTATTAGAAGGAGTGAGAAAAATGCCCGGCACCCCTAAAAGGAAATAAAAAATATTTCAGGTCGTGGAAAATGCCACTGCCTTGCCCAGCTTTTTGATGGCGATGCCCATCTGGGCCTCCACGGTTTTGGGGGAGATATTGAGAATTTCCGCGACTTCCCGGTACTTGAAAGATTGCTCCTTCACCAGCTGGAAAATCAGCTTGCACTTGGGAGGCAGTTCGTTGATGGCCATATGGATCCGGTGGAGCATTTCCGAGGAAATGAGCAGGTCTTCCGGCGAGCGCGCGAGTTCCAGCCTGAAATCCTCGATCTGGTCGAGCGGATCGGTGAGTTGCAGCTGCTGCCGGAGGTAGGTGAAAGCTTTATTCCGGGCGATCACATAGAGGTAAACTTCGTAATTCCGGATATCGGACAGCTTTTCGCGCCGCTGCCAAAGCTCCATGAATACATCGCTGGCCAGCTCTTCAGCCGGTTCGCGCTGTTTGACGAGGGAAAGGATGAGTTTGAAAATCCGGTTGAAGAACAGGGAATGCAATTGCATGAGGGCCGCTTCCCCATTGGGATGCGGTAGTTGTTGGAATAGAAGCGCAGCATCTGTTCTAATCATAACGTTCATGCAATCTGGCCGGACTGAAAGTTGAAACCTATATACACGAACGCAATAACGCTGCATCCGATCCGGTTTCGAAAACCATACAAAATAAAAACGCTTCCGCGCAAATTGTCAAACATGCGGCAAAAAACAGGGAGCAATAGTTAAAATATCATTAAAAACCAGCGTTAACCTCACAATTGCAGGTTGGCCATCCATCGGTCGATCTCCGATGCATGGAGTACAACCGTAGCCGTGCGGCTGAACCGGGCGATCACGATGCCGGAGAAGCGGCCCTGGTCGTCGTAAACGGGCGCCCCGCAATCGGAAGAGCGGGCATGCATATCGCAGAACCAGACTTTCGTGAAACCGTCTCTGCGCCTGCTTTTGCCGCCTTCATACATTTCGGCGGGGTGTTTGGAGGGCGGATCCATCCGTTCGGCGAGTGTAACCGGACGCGTCAGGAGGCTATCGCCCCGGCGGAGGGATACGGTAATGGTTTGATGGGGGTGGTATTTTTGGAGCTCGCGGATGAAAGCTTCGCCACTGGCCGGTTGCGCGTCATTGATGCGCAGGAGTTTATCGCCTGCGAGGATGCCCGCCCGCGCGGCAGGGCCTTGCGGATCCGTGAAAGCCACGCCTGTCATATCTTCCATCTCCCCAAGTTTAGCGCCAAAATACCCGCTGCTGAGGCGCGGCGGCATATCAAACGCGGGTGTGCTGGTAACACCCCGCTTCTGCTGCCCGGAAGCCAGCGGTGTATACAAAAAGCCACCAAGCTCAGGTTCGCCGGCATGCCTTTCGGCATGTTCCACACCGGCGGCGCGCACCCGTCGCTTTACCGTTTTGAGCAGCACCAGATCGTTTTCCAGGTTGCGCGCGGCAATGAGCAGACGGGTAGATTTTCTTTTGCCGGTTTGCAGGTAGATGGTATCTCCCAGGGCCGATAACTTGCTGATGATCCAGGTGCCGCTTTTACCAGACTTCCAGATGGTGCCTGCGATGCTCGCGGGCTGGCCGTTGCGGCTACTGGTGAGCGTTACCGCGCTGCCCAATTTCCCTTCCAGCGTAACGGCGGGCGGCAGCGGGTGGTGGCGTTGCGGGAGGTTGACCGTCCAATTGCTGTCGGGCACCGGGTAGCGGGTATAGTTTTTAGGCTGGATGAGCGACGACCAATACTTCCGGTATTCATCCACAGGTACGTGGTGGTTGAGGGATTCCGACACCTGGCAGCGGCTGTTCAGCCCGATCACGCGGCCATCCATATCGAAGATGGGGCCGCCGCTGTCGCCGACCTCCATGGTGCAGTCGGTAACGAGGAAATGGTGCTCGTCTGCCGGATTGGTGACAAGGCCGTAGCGGATGCTGGGAAACGGCAGGCCGGAGGATTCGGGGTAAGCGATCATCATGCAGGGGTCTCCCTTCATCATGTTTCCTGACGATCCCATCTCCGCGAAAGGCCAGTTCCCACCCGTCACGATTTTCATCATACCGATATCGGGCAAGGTTTCCTGTTCGTTGGTATCGATCCTTCCCATGCCCACCGCGATGGCGCTGTTGCCGTCCGGGAAGGAAATTTTGTATGTTTTGCCGGGGCGCGAGGCATGGGCTACGGTAAGGAGGTAGCCGTCCGCCGTTACCACCACCGCGCTGAAGGGCCCGCCGGTCTGCACCTGCTTCAGCGTGTCGAAGGCGAACGCTTTCACGGAAGCACGTCCCGCTTTGCGGATCACCTGTTGCACGGCGGTTTTGGTGGAGATTCGCTCTTGTGCGGAAGCTACCGGGATGAAATGCAGGTATATCATGAGGGCGCTGAAGAACACGCCCGCTTGTCGTAAAATCATACACAAATTTAGCACTATATGTGTCCCGTTTCTCACCGCCTTTACCAATGGTAAAATGAGCTGCCGGCCGGGAAACGTATGTTCGAACATTTCCTCCCTGATTTCTCCGGTAAAATGGAAAAGGCTCCGCCGGTTTGGCGAAGCCTTTTCATTTGCTATCATTTCTGAAGAGTAGCATCTAACGCTATACTCCTGCATCATGCAAGATGCCATTTGTAAAATTGCATCCCGAATAATCGGGATGCCTGCATGGGAATTCTCATTCTCTAATTTGCTATAGTAGCGGTTTACTTTCTATCCATATCGATGACGGAAATTTCATAAATCGAGGGCAGGTTCGTCGATTTGATCACCCGGAACCGCAGTGCGTCTGTTTTGTAACGCCTTGGCAAGCGGATCACCTTGCAATCCCCCATCGGTTCATTCCCGAGGAAAATCGTCTCCCACCGGCCGTTCTGCCGGATATCCACTGCGTATTCCTGAATGCGGGGCAGCCGGATCTGAGAAAAGCCGTCTTTCCCACTTTTCACATCTTTATATTCGAAAATGCTGATTTTATTGAAGTACTCCAACGGATCCAGGGAGATTTCCAGGCTGGCCAGCGTATCAGCGGAGGCCCAGCGGCTTTCCAGGTTTCCGTCGGTGACACTGCCGGCGCCATATTGCCCTTTATTGTCGGGGTACACACTCGTAGCGGTCGCCGGCCGCCGTTCCGAAATGAATTTCCCGTTTTTGGGCAGCGGCCTCCCCGGCGCGAGGCCCAGGCGCTTGCCAAGATGGATGGCGGCCAGCGCTTCATACTCCCGGATGCGGCCCGTCTGGTCGGGCGGGATATTCACCACCAGACAATTATCATTATGGGTACTCCAGTAAAATTGCTCCTCCAGCTCGTCGGTATCGCGTACCGGCAGCTGCGCCGATTTCTGGAACCAATTCCAGCGGCTGCTCAGGCAGATCGTAGCTTCGAAGGGCAGATAATACGAACCGCCTTTGTGGAGATACTGCTTTTTGTCGAAACGCGTGATGATCTGCGGGTCCCACAGCCGGAAATCCGACGGGAAGTACTGGAAGTAATACTTGTTGTCTTCCGTCATCTTCGCCGGAGGTGTGTAATTCCGTTTCCCCTCTTCGTTCACGATCGTATGGTTGACGCTCACGGCGCAGGCGGGATTATACTTTTTCACCAAAGCATATAACTGATCGATGCCCCAGTCTTCCGGCCTGCGGTCCCAGCCGCCGTCGAGCCACAGTTCGCAAACAGGGCCGTAACTGGTGAAAAGCTCAGTGAGCTGGTTCTTCATGTAATCGATGTAAACCTGCGGGTTTTTATCCTTGTAGGATGGCGCATGGCGGTCCCACAGCGAATAGTACATCGCGAACTGCAGGCCGTATTTCTTGCAGGCCTGGGCCACGGCTTTCACCACATCTGTTTTCACAGGCGAGGACGCAACGTCGTACTCAGTGTACTTGCTGTCCCACAGGCAGAATCCGTCGTGGTGCTTGGTGATGAGCAGCACGTAACGGAATCCCGCATCCCTGGCGGTTCTTACCCATTGTTCGGGATCCAGCTGCGTGGGATTGTAGGTATCAACGGGGATAGACCCGTCCGACCATTCCACATCGGCGAACGTGTTAACGCCGAAGTGGATGAACATACCGTATCCCCTTTTAATCATCGCCTGCTGGGCAACACTGGGTTTGTTGCCCGGAACCTGCTGGGCCGTGGCGCTCAGCGCCGCGAGCATACCCATCAGCGCGGCGGCCCATCTTTTTGTGAAA
Above is a genomic segment from Chitinophaga pollutisoli containing:
- a CDS encoding FecR domain-containing protein translates to MNRIWELLAKKFSHEISDHERLELEELLKAYQHDFEQSELLQAAYDLKAVSPEDDGALERSEMRLRRMLVETAVEAEPETEATPAEEMRKPSHIRRFSRYYIAGLVNVAAIALIFVWPLVFSEGPLYNKINTERGAKTTVHLPDGSVVTLNSGSRLSYNKDFGVKNRDIKLEGEAYFDVVKNANMPMLVSAGNVEVKVLGTTFNVKAYPEDSVVEASLFTGAIQLMSEKDPERVILLRPREKVTISRQQDIIAAPVAARGETVSLKQMLFNRADSSFDETAWMQNKLVFKAVRFRDVANELQRKFNTDIQFNDAKFQDIRITGTFAEENIQEIIQALQETIPFQYTISGHKIYISQ
- a CDS encoding sigma-70 family RNA polymerase sigma factor, which produces MIRTDAALLFQQLPHPNGEAALMQLHSLFFNRIFKLILSLVKQREPAEELASDVFMELWQRREKLSDIRNYEVYLYVIARNKAFTYLRQQLQLTDPLDQIEDFRLELARSPEDLLISSEMLHRIHMAINELPPKCKLIFQLVKEQSFKYREVAEILNISPKTVEAQMGIAIKKLGKAVAFSTT
- a CDS encoding trypsin-like peptidase domain-containing protein; translated protein: MILRQAGVFFSALMIYLHFIPVASAQERISTKTAVQQVIRKAGRASVKAFAFDTLKQVQTGGPFSAVVVTADGYLLTVAHASRPGKTYKISFPDGNSAIAVGMGRIDTNEQETLPDIGMMKIVTGGNWPFAEMGSSGNMMKGDPCMMIAYPESSGLPFPSIRYGLVTNPADEHHFLVTDCTMEVGDSGGPIFDMDGRVIGLNSRCQVSESLNHHVPVDEYRKYWSSLIQPKNYTRYPVPDSNWTVNLPQRHHPLPPAVTLEGKLGSAVTLTSSRNGQPASIAGTIWKSGKSGTWIISKLSALGDTIYLQTGKRKSTRLLIAARNLENDLVLLKTVKRRVRAAGVEHAERHAGEPELGGFLYTPLASGQQKRGVTSTPAFDMPPRLSSGYFGAKLGEMEDMTGVAFTDPQGPAARAGILAGDKLLRINDAQPASGEAFIRELQKYHPHQTITVSLRRGDSLLTRPVTLAERMDPPSKHPAEMYEGGKSRRRDGFTKVWFCDMHARSSDCGAPVYDDQGRFSGIVIARFSRTATVVLHASEIDRWMANLQL
- a CDS encoding alpha-L-fucosidase, with product MQNFTKRWAAALMGMLAALSATAQQVPGNKPSVAQQAMIKRGYGMFIHFGVNTFADVEWSDGSIPVDTYNPTQLDPEQWVRTARDAGFRYVLLITKHHDGFCLWDSKYTEYDVASSPVKTDVVKAVAQACKKYGLQFAMYYSLWDRHAPSYKDKNPQVYIDYMKNQLTELFTSYGPVCELWLDGGWDRRPEDWGIDQLYALVKKYNPACAVSVNHTIVNEEGKRNYTPPAKMTEDNKYYFQYFPSDFRLWDPQIITRFDKKQYLHKGGSYYLPFEATICLSSRWNWFQKSAQLPVRDTDELEEQFYWSTHNDNCLVVNIPPDQTGRIREYEALAAIHLGKRLGLAPGRPLPKNGKFISERRPATATSVYPDNKGQYGAGSVTDGNLESRWASADTLASLEISLDPLEYFNKISIFEYKDVKSGKDGFSQIRLPRIQEYAVDIRQNGRWETIFLGNEPMGDCKVIRLPRRYKTDALRFRVIKSTNLPSIYEISVIDMDRK